From the genome of Eucalyptus grandis isolate ANBG69807.140 chromosome 2, ASM1654582v1, whole genome shotgun sequence, one region includes:
- the LOC104431458 gene encoding uncharacterized protein LOC104431458, producing the protein MALRQLLGWSDGELMRSDSKPCSRLMRQTAAICTVGGGLGFWILCRLHYGPRITVPRSLRWAACGAVSVSSTSTLLVRLFSPECEPQNIAAYDKGR; encoded by the exons ATGGCGTTGAGGCAGCTTTTGGGGTGGTCTGATGGTGAGTTGATGAGATCAGATTCGAAGCCTTGTTCGCGATTGATGAGACAAACAGCTGCCATTTGCACGGTGGGCGGAGGCTTGGGGTTCTGGATTCTCTGTAGATTGCACTATG GTCCAAGGATTACAGTACCCAGGAGTCTCAGGTGGGCAGCTTGTGGAGCTGTATCAGTAAGCTCAACTTCTACACTGCTGGTCCGCCTGTTCAGTCCAGAATGTGAACCGCAAAATATTGCTGCTTATGACAAAGGAAGATAG
- the LOC104431494 gene encoding aspartic proteinase, protein MGYKYLFAAFCLWAVIVPLLPTSSHGLVRIGLKKRRLDVWSINAARTARQEGFLKYGTKGLNMHSGGEDMVPLKNYLDAQYYGEVGIGSPPQQFTVIFDTGSSNLWVPSAKCFFSIACYFHSKYKASRSSTYKKNGKTCDINYGSGSVAGFLSQDNVEVGNLIVKDQVFIEATREGSLSFVLAKFDGILGLGFQEISVGNVTPVWYNMMQQGLVDDDVFSFWLNRDPDAKEGGEIVFGGVDERHFKGKHVYVPVTQKGYWQFNMGDILIANQSTGVCSGGCAAIVDSGTSLLAGPTSVVTEINHAIGAEGVVSTECKEVVTQYGDLIWDLLIAGVKPDKICSQIGLCIFNGTRHVSPGIKTVVDKANEKSGDDVVCTACELTVIWVQNQLKQTRTKDRVLNYVTQLCESIPSPMGESVVDCDNIAYMPDLTFTIGEKPFTLTPEQYVLKTGDGINTICISGFMAFDMPPPRGPLWILGDVFMGVYHTVFDFGNLELGFAEAA, encoded by the exons ATGGGCTACAAATATCTTTTCGCAGCATTTTGTTTGTGGGCTGTAATTGTACCTCTTCTTCCTACTTCATCCCATGGCCTGGTGAGAATTGGGCTGAAGAAGCGGCGCCTCGATGTTTGGAGCATCAATGCTGCTAGAACTGCAAGACAAGAGGGATTTTTGAAATATGGTACAAAGGGCTTGAATATGCACAGTGGAGGAGAAGACATGGTGCCCCTGAAGAATTATTTGGATGCACAATATTATGGAGAGGTCGGCATCGGCTCGCCCCCACAGCAATTTACTGTTATATTTGATACTGGCAGTTCAAATCTCTGGGTTCCATCAGCGAAATGTTTCTTCTCG ATTGCTTGCTATTTCCATTCCAAATACAAGGCCAGCCGTTCTAGTACATACAAAAAGAATG GAAAAACTTGTGACATAAACTATGGATCTGGATCGGTTGCTGGTTTTCTGAGTCAGGATAATGTTGAAGTTGGCAATCTCATTGTAAAAGATCAA GTTTTCATTGAGGCCACACGAGAAGGAAGTCTTTCTTTTGTATTGGCGAAGTTCGATGGAATCCTTGGGCTTGGCTTCCAGGAGATCTCTGTTGGGAATGTCACCCCTGTCTG GTACAATATGATGCAGCAAGGTCTGGTGGATGACGACGTATTCTCCTTCTGGTTGAACCGTGATCCAGATGCAAAAGAGGGAGGTGAGATTGTGTTTGGTGGCGTTGACGAAAGACACTTCAAGGGGAAGCATGTATATGTTCCAGTTACACAGAAGGGTTACTGGCAG TTCAATATGGGCGATATTCTCATTGCCAACCAGTCAACGG GTGTATGCAGTGGTGGCTGTGCAGCTATTGTAGATTCTGGAACTTCCTTGCTTGCTGGTCCAACA TCTGTGGTCACTGAAATCAACCATGCTATTGGGGCCGAAGGAGTTGTGAGCACCGAGTGCAAGGAGGTCGTGACTCAGTATGGAGATTTGATATGGGATCTCTTGATTGCTGGC GTGAAACCCGACAAAATCTGTTCCCAGATCGGTTTATGCATTTTCAACGGGACACGACATGTAAG CCCAGGAATCAAAACAGTGGTCGATAAGGCAAATGAGAAATCAG GCGATGATGTTGTTTGCACTGCCTGCGAGCTGACTGTTATATGGGTCCAGAATCAACTAAAACAGACGAGAACAAAAGATAGAGTGCTCAACTATGTGACACAG CTTTGTGAAAGCATACCAAGTCCAATGGGTGAATCGGTGGTTGACTGCGATAACATCGCATACATGCCAGACTTGACTTTCACCATCGGGGAGAAACCTTTCACACTCACCCCTGAGCAG TATGTTTTGAAAACTGGGGATGGAATTAATACTATCTGCATCAGTGGGTTCATGGCTTTCGACATGCCACCACCTCGTGGTCCTCTTTG GATTCTCGGCGATGTATTCATGGGGGTCTATCACACGGTGTTTGATTTCGGCAATCTCGAGCTGGGTTTTGCGGAAGCTGCCTAA